A stretch of the Desulfobacter sp. genome encodes the following:
- a CDS encoding IS4 family transposase — MTHISVPKKQLRSLNFDNFRCPLIKSLSKAPELQSRGDRPLKMTFEDQINALVYFHLQEHKSARHLIQDLKENVFAKENIAPDGGISRSSFCEAINHRGLEQLQFIFEDLYKQALECHPGEHAELGELVSIDGSLINAVLSMHWANYRKGSKKAKVHCGFDINHGIPNKIFLTEGNGAERTFVPKIVSKGQTGVMDRGYQSHKEFDLLQEQGKHFVCRIKTRTTRTIIDNHETPSDSYIFYDALVKLGTPNQNQTKRPVRVVGYKIAGVKYYVATDRHDLTAEQIATIYKLRWTIEDFFKWWKEHLKVYHLIARSEYGLMVQILGGLITYLLLAIHCQKQFNEKVTIKRVRQLRTAILNDLFGCEEQGSHSSNRDNIVKDQKIIEQAKT, encoded by the coding sequence ATGACGCACATCTCAGTCCCTAAAAAACAACTACGGTCCCTGAACTTTGACAATTTCAGGTGCCCTCTGATAAAGTCACTTTCAAAAGCACCGGAATTACAATCTCGAGGAGACCGCCCTTTAAAAATGACATTCGAAGACCAGATAAATGCTTTGGTTTATTTCCATCTTCAGGAGCACAAGTCTGCCCGACATTTAATTCAGGATCTCAAGGAGAATGTTTTTGCTAAAGAAAATATTGCGCCAGACGGTGGTATCAGCCGTAGTAGTTTCTGTGAAGCCATCAATCACAGGGGACTCGAACAACTGCAATTTATCTTTGAGGATCTTTATAAACAGGCTCTTGAGTGTCATCCGGGTGAACACGCCGAGTTAGGAGAGTTGGTTTCCATTGACGGTAGTCTCATAAATGCAGTCCTTTCAATGCACTGGGCGAACTACAGAAAAGGAAGTAAAAAAGCCAAAGTACATTGCGGATTTGACATTAATCACGGAATCCCAAACAAAATCTTTTTGACTGAAGGCAACGGCGCTGAACGCACCTTTGTTCCCAAAATAGTTTCCAAGGGGCAAACAGGTGTTATGGATCGTGGATATCAATCCCATAAAGAATTTGACCTGCTTCAGGAGCAAGGCAAACATTTTGTCTGCCGTATAAAAACCAGGACAACAAGAACAATTATTGATAACCACGAGACCCCTTCCGACAGCTACATTTTTTATGATGCACTGGTTAAACTTGGTACTCCGAATCAAAACCAGACGAAAAGGCCTGTTCGGGTTGTTGGCTATAAAATTGCTGGCGTCAAATACTATGTGGCAACTGACAGGCATGATTTAACAGCGGAACAAATAGCAACAATTTATAAACTCCGGTGGACCATTGAGGATTTTTTCAAATGGTGGAAAGAACATCTGAAGGTATATCATCTCATTGCCCGCAGTGAATACGGCCTTATGGTTCAGATTCTTGGCGGCCTTATCACTTACCTGTTACTGGCAATCCATTGCCAAAAACAGTTTAATGAAAAGGTCACGATCAAAAGAGTTCGGCAGCTGCGAACCGCCATTCTAAATGACCTGTTTGGCTGCGAGGAGCAGGGCTCTCATAGTTCAAACAGGGACAATATTGTCAAAGATCAAAAAATTATTGAGCAAGCAAAAACCTAA